TGTATTCTTTAGCAATTAATATAAATACAATTTCACTTTCTTCACTCTCTTGTaaacttatttaaaataaattttttttttgtttctttgagtTCAATATTTGAGAGCAAACTATTCTTTATATGTCAAAAGTATAAATCTAACTCTATTGAATTTAAAAGTATGTATATTGTTTGTACTATTATAGATAACATATCTATCATATTGCCATGATTTTCCTAAGAGTATATGGCTATCATCTATTGATACTACATTCTATCACATATTATCTTTATAAATTTTTCCCATGGAAGACAAATTAGGCATCGATTAGTAACTCGTATTTCATTGTCTTTCTTGAACCATGCAATCCGATATAGTTTAGGATGTGATTCTATATTAAGCTTGATCTTGTCTATCATATCTTAAGATATAATGTTCTCATAATTATCATTATcaataacaaaataataaattttgacTTAGATTTGCAACGTGtcttgaaaatattatttcataattattcTTCATTAGAATCATCTCTTGGAGTAGTAATAAGCGCTCTATGGATTACAAAGCATTCATCTTCTTCGGGTGTAATTTCTTTAGAAGCCTCCTCGAGGTATTCATCATATATTGGTTTTTCAATATCTTCATGTTATTCATCGGCATTTCTTCTTTGGCAAAATCGACTAATGTATCAACTTATCTATTTGGGCACGGGTTCATATAGTCTCCTACTTAtttatatttaaagaaaataGAAAGGTGACTGATGTGATTAGATTATCCTTCACAGTTGGTAGGAgttaattttgatatatttttcataatttcacTAGCTTTTGATCCACTAGCATTATACTGAGTAAAGTTTTTTTGCTCCTTTGCTCATAAAAGAATATTATAATACTTCTTTGCTCCACTTATACCAAGTTTTGTTTTAACTTTTAATACTAATTGATAAATATTAGATGACCACGGCATCTTCACTTCATCTTGAATCATAACTCGTACGTCATTAACTTACAATAACTTATTTTTCTATCTCTTAAGTATTATTTTGGATCATTAACttgtataattttttaatatagttGATGATAAGTTTGTTACCTTATTGAAGATTATTAAATTATGAAAAGAGAGTTTAAACATAATGAGATAGAAAAAAATTTTGATGAAGCCAAGATTTCGTATTATCTTAAGATAAAATCTTCATATTATCTTTCCTAAGGTGCATCTTTTGCACCTTATCCCATTAAATTAAAGTATAATATGGAAGTCTTGTAATAATTAATTTTAgttttttatctttgataatcTCTTTGTACTCAAAGAATTTGTCAACGACACTAACTATCCAAGAACGAGTCTCCTACAGTTTCTTTGGAGGCAAAGGAATCCATCCCTCAAGCCTTTAGAACTATGAGTTTCTTAATGTTTAAGATGCACAGTAAACTTTTTAACTTATTTCCTTTGTGTTTTGGTTTTTATCCCTTTCATCACTATTGGTTGTATCATTCGTTTTTCACATGTAGCTTTCTACCCCTTTTAGTTGGTATAAGAATAAAATACTCTAAAAGTAtagcgaggctctgataccaaataatgtgaaacaagatgaaaaaaaaaaaaagatacgagagaattttttttttcaaaaaatatataagaactaCTAGTTCTGAATATAAAAACTTGATAAGGTTTAAAAACAAGAATGCttcatcattttcttttctttcacttTCACTTGTATAAATCCTCCATTGTATATTGGATCACTCAATCACTTAATTAATGaatcataattaattaaaaattaaatataaattataatatatattaaattcatgATGAATTATACATATGTTCATCGAACTTAaaactaattatttttaaaaatataataagaataaacttaaaaataaaatttattgtttTAAAGTTAGAGCATTCAATGCTCATCATATGCTCATCATGACCTCATTATTTGACCTCCATAAATCAATGTTCTAAAAAGACCTACACTCACTCGAAGACATACATATGTAACCAATTCATATGTGCAACAGTTGATTAGGTTTGCTGATTGTTTCAAGACCACGAGATTATTGGCATGAATAATTCATGCAAATATTCTCCTGCCAAGTGATGCAGACAActcaccacccatcaatgcaACGATGCATTGCCATCATCCATCCAAGCCACACCGAAGGATAGAGGGGCAGGCAGAGAGGAGTAGTCTTCCATTTGCCTCAGCAAGCTCACACATAGCTTTCAGTCCATAAGTGGTTGATGTTGCACAGCCAACCTAATACAGGGAAAAATCAATTGCACAGCTTAAAGCAGGTGAGTGAAAGGGCACCAAAGACAGCAGTTAGGGGGAGCTTTCATTCCCCACCCAACCCAACATTATCTAACTCCCTTTCCAATAAATATTGGAAAACAAAATTCAATTCTACATAAAATTTTgggaaaaattaatttttttttttactctttttATCATATTGACACTCCAAGCGAGGATACTAAGTTTTGAAAATTATAGATGAGGCCCGTCTAAGATTGAAGGTTGAACTCGATTTGATCTACTTAGTTTGTTTCTTATATCATACGAgttatatcataaaaaaattttaagatgattgaaaTGAATCATACGAAATCAAATTGAATCGAGTTAGAATGAATCAAAATGAATGCATGTCAAATTGATAGACTTACAATATACCAATAATGTGTTCCAAGAGATTTTATTCTAATGTTTTGATTAAAATATGTTACTTTCACATACAACTTAATTTATTACGgatagatttatttttttatcattaatatCCTGGTGGTATATTTGTTCGGTTTCATAGGAGTAATTTTTGCTACTCGAAGAAAATCGAAAATCGATATGCTGCAATATTCATAAAATTAATTGCAAATTCATGGATCCATTATATTCTTATTTCAAATGAATCCTAAATTAGCAACAAGCCGAACCGGACCGGTTTCAATCCCGTGGGACCCATATTAACCGGTCGACTGCAACGAGGATCTAACGCTAGATTCGCTCTGGATCGAGTTGGAGGAGACCGCGGCCTACTCACGATATGTCTATGCGACGGAAGATCCACCGTTGATACGTTACGGTAGCTTCATCCCCGCCGTTCATATTAACAGTAAATGTGAcccccaaaagaaaagaaaaccgtAAATGCAGTCGATGAAAATTATGTATATATTTGCTCTTATTTTTTTTCCTCTGTCGAAGTGCTGTCCCCATCCCTcgtctcttttcttcttcctttgcaGTAGTTTGCACTCATGACTCGCTTCGCGCTCTGTTTCCCACTTGAGGCTCAAGTCCCAATATGTTCTGCTGCTCTATACATCATTATCTTTTTTTCTCTACGTATACATACGGTATGTAGACGACACCATTTGAGCGTCGAACGACATGTATGTACATGACACTCATTCAAACGCTGTTATGTTATTCCTCGAGAAGAGGACGTATGGTTAAATGGTCGGCATTCTTCGGCCGCACATCACGAGGCCTACGTATATGAATACATGCATGAGGCTACGTAGGTACTGAAAGGAAATGACGAAGCAAGGTAGATGCTATCTCACCGGATGTAGGAACACCGGCCACCAATAATGCATGTCGTCAACCTCCATCTGTGACTACCTGCGTCTTATCATCTCTACTTTGTTTGTTTATGGGCAGGCATGGTAAATGGGTTGGAGGAAACACGAGAAAGCGTGCCATCAAGACATGTGAAGGTGGTCAGACGCATCTATTCAACCCGCTTCCCAAGGGGTTCTCAAGATTTGAGCCTGCTGTTATTAAATGAGGAGCAGTttgctggaggaggaggagaaagggagagagagGTGGGGAGATGAAAAGAGCCGCTTTGCTTGGCACCTCTTCATCTTCATTTCTCTCATCGGTTGCTCATGGATTCATGGGTCCTTAGGCTGCTGCATGCCGAACCTCTGTTCGCTTGTTGCCATATGTTGTTGGTTTATATGGCTGTACCATGTTGGATGTGGTTTGCAAGTAgtattttgtttcttgttcttTGCTGGACTGCTGCTTTCTGCTTATGTTTGCGAGTATTGATTGGGTGTGGAGTGGTTTGggttggaggtggaggtggagctcCTTGAAGTCCAAAGAAGGGACTTGGATGGGTGGACACAGCTGCTGGTTTATGGATTCCACTGCCCTATTCCATGTTTTGACGACAAGGTTGATGGATGGTTTGGGATAGGCTTGTGGTTTGCATAACTCAGGAGCTGCATCAGCCCAGCCTGACCCTTATTTGGATTGAAGGGAGCTCTACATCTATCTGTGGACTTCCACTTTCTCTCCCTTGTTATGGGAAATTCTtcctgtttttttgtttttttgttttttgatggCTTTGTTATGTTCAAAAAATAAAGGAAACTctgtcttttattttattttattttaataagtagtttttttttttataatgacaactctTAACTACAGCAGTTTCTCTTGTTAGGGTTTTGCCTCGTTGAAGTGTTTTCTTTTGATTGGTGGCTCAGGTCATGTTTGGTTTTTCTTTCAGTCTACTCCTCTTGGATTTGATGTTACATCTTGAATGATGATAGAAGTGAAAGAACAAAGTTGCACACTTGGCTTCTTTTTGGCTGCTATCATGAATCCATTTCAGGATTAGAAATAAGGACCTTCGCACTGTTCTCTGCCTGTATTGCTGCTGCTCTCATCTGTAAAATAACGTATGAATCACTTCATAAAGTAAACCGCACGACGACATCTTAGTTGATTATTGGTTCTTCTGTTTCATTGCCATTTAATCTTTCTGTTCTATGCAGAAGTTGTTACCAGGTTCTCATGGTATGGGAGGTAATGATCGAATCAGGTGTTTGACTGGTGCTAGTCGTGTGTTCTTCCCTCAAATTACAGTGTAATATTGTAACATTAATGTTTTACACTTCTTTTTGGGTTTGAACTGTGAATTGGGATATCAATTTTATCTTCGTTGGACTGTTGTTGTGAGGCTCTGATAGGtggagaaaaaaaaatccaaatgacAACATCCTGATGAACTTGTGCCTTCCACTTTCATTCTTATCTTGAAGTAGAGGATGGTGCAGAACTGGCTGAATGTTGCTTTCATTTCCTGTTCTTCGCCGAGAATTAATAGAATCTGAAATGAATGGAATGAAAAATATGGCATCTATATCTTGACATTTAATGACATAAAATATCAACTGGTTGGTGTACTGTTGCACATATCACTGGTTGTACGTTGGGCCTACTGTTGTAATATAAAGCTGCAGTTTGGCAGCAAGTGAATATAATTCAACTGCATAATAAAATTAGAAGCCGAATGTATCAACAACAGGATTGTTGCCTGTAAAATTATACAGCGCAAGGTATGAGAAAATAAAGATCCATGGTCGATGCTTCAGCTGCTTCTATACATGATGTTCATCGTTTTGCTTTGGGCTACAGAATCAAAGCCGATCGTCTGTCGGAAGGAAGGAAGGACTTTGTCCATTACTGATAAGTACCGAAGGCCAACCATGTGATATCAGTCATCATAAGAGCAGTGAGGAGCAGCTGTGCAACCAGCATCAAATGGATCTTCAGAGCCACAGCAATGCCAGTACTGGAACACTTTGCCAGAGTCAGGAGTGTCCATGGTCCCTCCTGTGTACACACTCTCAAACTTTCTCTTGGTTTCTCCTAGCATTTCACAAAATGTTATTGAGAATAGGTGAtcgtaatgacttggtcaaggaataGGAAATGGAAACTAAGCATCGACACGAGAAAGAAATGTCAAGTGTATATGCATCGAAACAAGGAAAAGCTTTCCATAAAAAAGCAATAGGCTAACAGGAGAAGATGAACCGATGCACATACCCAATATCAGCCACATGTGTATACTAACCTCTATCGCAGTTATGTAGAAATGTAAATTAAACATGCATAATTAACTGGAACATGAAGGAGGAAGAACAAGGACTGGTAACACACAAATTTACAGCATCCTACAGCGTCTGCTAAATCAAACAAGTTGAAAGCCGTGGTTGtgtatgaaaaatatttagaGTCTATTTCCCCCCTCCTGCTCAACATCCAAATTGTTATCATATATACCCTTGACCAGCTGCTACATGCATtcaattgtattaaaacaaaactcTTGAACAAGGTTCATAATATACAACAAACTAACAAAGAAAAATGATGGAGAAGGCACAATGATGGCTGAACCCAGTGCAAACATGCACTCATCAGATCTTTACAAATGACCACCACCACTTGATTTTAGACTTGGACCAAGAAAGGCATGAATTTAGAGGCTGCAACAATATTTTGAATAGTAGGGTACCTATTAAATGAGAACTGACCAAGGTTTGGAAAGTTACTAGTCGATATAGGATGATTGGCgataaaattttgctaaatttctAACAAAGTTATGCAAGCTAGTATGAGTATTCCGAGAAACAACTGTTGTGTATAAATTAGTAGGGAAAACCTTACTGACAAGTAGACCTATGAGTGGAACAAATTAAATGGATAAACGTGGGAGAAACATAGTGAGAGACTGTGTCCTCACCCAGGCATCCTACTCCGTGATTTTTCAAACCAGCCAATATGTATAATGTGATCTAAGCACAGTAAAATTCATTTAAAAGTGTTGAAACGAATAGAAGATGGTGCACACAATGGTATATGTCAGCACAGCATCCCATGCCATATCAAGGGCATGCCAGCATTGTTCTGGCTCGGCAAAGAGACTGGTTATGCTAATCTCTATGCCAGTTACCACAATTGTGGCAGCAGATCATTGGCATGATCCtctgccataaaattcaaatCTTGGTCTTTCCCACTATGTATAGCTACAAGGGTAGAAAATGTAGCTATAATGAACGACATATTTAATCGGTAGAAACTTGCAACTGGCAATCCCTTCTTGCTATTGGCAACCCCTAAAAAAATAATGACCCTTAAAGCTTCTAAAAGGCATAATTGAAGCTTTTTGTCTAATTTTCCTGAATAACGTTGATCTTAGCTGCCTGTTGTTGATGTGTAGGTACTTGAACATTTCAAGCTGTCATCCTAATTCTTGAAGAAGTCTCTAAGGGGCCATAACAACCTGCTTATGAGGTCCCAGTATTTTGATCGCCAATTCATCAATAGAATCGGACTGTTCTACGATACATTAATTTCCCCTTTTCCCGATTCACGAATCCATCAAACGATCAAAATTCTCAACTTCAATTTTTGAAACTCTAGTTGTCAATCGTCACGTACTTCGAGGAATTAGTGCTAGTGGATATCATACAAGAGGTCTGCGCAACCATTCCTCGTAGTTCGTATAAAGATCCACATAAAGAAGAAATGTCTATGAAAGAAGGGAAATTGGAATGAGGGGAGGAGGATACTGACCGCCGAAGTGGGCGGTGTGGAAGCGGCAGGCCAAGGGATGGTTGAGGGCGGGGTCATACTGCCGCTTGCAGTTCTTGCACGTCCTGAGGACCCGCTGCCCAGCAGCAGCGGCACCGCCTTCGCACCGAACAGCGGTGTCGCGTCGCCAGCAGCCTTGCGGCCGAGCCCCATTCGCCGCGGGGAAGTCGAGCAGAGCCCGGCGCCAACGGGGTCCAAGAGGGAAAGTGGAACCAGAATGCGGAATAGCGAGAGGAGGGCGCGACGCCGCTGCCGGCGATGCCGTGACCATTACCATTCCCCTTCTCTCTCCCGAGGCAGTCGACGGCGAGGAAGAAACGTGGATTAGAGATTTAGGGCGACTTTTTCTTTTCTACTCATACCCGTAAACAACGTACTCGCCAAACATAGCTGCGCGGTGATTGTTGGGAATTAACCGGGTCCCACCACGGTGGCAGGAGACCCGGATTTTTCATATAAGGATCCGACCCGTTAAGCAGGGTTGGATATCCGCTGATCAAATTTGAGATGAATAATACAAAAATCGAATTTAAAACGCATTCAGGTAACTGAGCATTTTATTTCATAttgttaaataaaataattacaaGATAGAAGGAGACTTGAAAAATTATAATGCATAATATGCATAATTTGAAAGGGTTCTTTTTCTATCATTTATAGAATTTTCAGAAAACTTAACAACAGATTtgcattaataaaaataaattattccgTTCATAATTTACATATAGGTTTTActcattatttatattataagGTTTCCATTTTTTTTCCTGTGTTCTCTTTCCAACTCTAATCCTTGAATAGTAATTATTTGTTGACTTGTCAAAGATGGAGTTAAGCTGCAGCAATTTAGACAAAGCTAACAGAGGTTTTTTCTGTTCCTTTATCATACAAGATTAATGGGTAAATCATAACCTCTGGCAAAAGATTAGAACACAGCCCAATTCATTGAGAAAGAATGGAACTATCAGCAAAAATCAATCCCTCACAACCAAAACCAGTCTTCTTGTTTTCGTTCTAGGTAAGGTCGAAAAAAACTGACCTTTACAAAAGCAACAGGGTAATGCCACAGCAATGTAGTAACCAGCAGCTTGGCATCCACCTTGTATCCCTTTTGTGTCGATGTCACATTCAATTAGATACCCCCCGGGAGGAGAACTTGGGTAATATTTATCCTTCCTTGGAACACCAATGAGTCATCAGAGATATCTTAGCTTGTTTCATATGGTCGTCGTATCCTCCTTTGGCTGTTCTTCGCCTTTCTCCTTGTCATTTCGACTATCAACTTGATATCCATCTTGTGAGAGTTTCTGCTCTGATGGTAGATTCTGCCTGGCTTTTCTGCTACCTTCAACTTTCCACAAGTCCCATACGTGGGTTTTCAGAGGAGGTGCAGACTGCAATTGGCGCAACTTGACCTGTTTTTCCATCATCTATAACAGCATCGACCAGTCCGTACTCCTTAGCTTCCCAGGGATTCATGTTGTCACGGTCAGTATCAACTTCAATCTGCAAGAAACCAGGATGATTCGGCATTGAAACAGGCATACAAATAAAAGCCATGTAAAAAGCCATAATTCTTATCCTAGCTGTTCACCTGTTGGTCAAGTTTTTCCTGTAATTCTTGACAATATCTTGTTCGTCTTTATCTTACGGTACATCATCTCTTTTACCTGCAATCCCATCTCCGTCGCCTGGCATTAGAAGAAACTGAGGATATCTTTTCTACTTGTGAAAAATTAACCTCTAAAGGAATTGCAGAGAATTTTCCAAGATTTTAAAGAGATACAATTATGACGAGGTTCCTATGCTTAACTTGCTATCCTATAAAAATTCCCAGGTGTCAACAATATGTCTCTAATAAATGGAAATTCCATCTGCAATCTCCCAGTTGTACATTACTGGGCTTAGAACATCAACATGGAATAGATGATGACATCATCAAATCAACATGGGAAAAACAGAGAACGTTTTCGACTTGCTATCCAATAAAAACTCCCAAGTGTCAACACTACATCAATGTTTTAGAAATACGTTTCCAATATATGGAGATTTCATCAGCAGTCTTAAGGCTGTACATAAATGGGCTTACATCATCTACTGGAGACTGAATGAAATGATCAGTTAATATATGCTTATATAATTTCTTTTCAAATTAAATTCAGGTGTCGGATATAAATATCAAGGGGATGTTATATTCAAAGACAAATAAAAGGAGCAGGAAATATATAAGGACATCTAACAAATGAAAAGAGAATGCAGGTTTTAAGAGTGACATCAGAACTGCAATGATGCTGTCACTCTGTTATATCATTACTGCAATATTTAGAGGACAACACAATATTCCTTCGATAAAGATGAAGTACTTTCAAATGTCACAAATTGGTCTCTTAACATTGGGTAGCATCGACGAATGAGCAATGTAGGCAGTAATTCCATAAATGAGAAGGGTCACCGATCATCCTACAAAGAATATCAGTATCAATAAAGAGAATGAGGATGGTTCAGTTTCTTATCAAGGTGGATACCGAGAAAGGTTTTTAAGgtttttataatgaattttaatttcTTCTGATTCTGGATCACAATGAAGTGGACAAAGACATGAATACAAGGAAATTAAACATATATTCAACTGAATGGCTTTTCCAAAGGTATAGTAGAACATGAAATTCCAATAGTAACCGTGTGAGGATCGAGCTTACAATGGACGAGATGTTGCATTTGCAAGTATTATCTTTAATACATCATCTTCTCGGAGAAGGTAGTTTGAGAAAGAGAATACAATGAAAGTTCTGTTACAATTTGGTGCAATCAAATGACATCACCTGCTGTCAAGTGCCATATATTCTACTATGATTGGATTGGAGGGGAGAATCCCTGAGATGACCAGCATTACTGAAATTCCTAAAGAGACACATTGGAGACTCTCAGTTGAGATCATGGAAAGGATGACTGTGTTTCTGCCACTTGGAGTTGAGCTTGAAAGTGGGATCAGACTCACTAGCATGTCTTTTGAATGTAATTTTAGTTCAGTCATAAAAATATGTAAACAGATATGTTAAGTGGTAAGGAAATAGATGATAGAATACACAAAGAAGTAAACAGACATGTATTTTGCAACATAATTAATATGCTTAGAGAAAAGAAAAGGACTACCCAATACTTGAATCGATATAATTGGAGAACAGTCAAAATCTATAGATGGGAATGAGATTTTCAAATTTCAATATGATGATCCACACATTTAAAAAGATATATACCCACTGAACTGCTTCATGATTAAATGTCAAAGGTGATATATACATCAAATCATTCCAAGTGAACTTATATTTATTAAACACATGGATATACATCGAGAAAAAACAACTGCCCAATATCTGACTCAGTATAACTGAAAATTTTCCATTAAAATCTAAAGATGGAATGGGGTTTCCAGCAAACTGATCCACATGTTCAAAACATACATAAACTAACTGACTTgctttataattaaaatttataggAAATATACATACATCAAATCATTCCAGTGAAAACTTTGCTTCCATTGATAGGTCAGCACTATCCTTAATGGACAGGTGGTTTTGCATATCATGGTTAATATGTTCTAGAATGCACATTAGCACACCTTCAGACTTTCAAATCTCTTTTTGTTTTGCAAACATGAGTTGCCAACAATCAACACTGTATATATGCAGATAACTTGTACTTGCTGATTTTGTAATAATTATTCAGAATTGTTGCATGTAACCTGAGAATTATAAACTATAGCATCCTTCCAAGTTTCCAAGATCTTTAGAACATCACTCCCATGCTGACAATCATTAGTATCATATTTATCAAAAGATCTACGTTTTTGCAGAATCCACCCTAATTTTCATCCTGCTGTTGAAGATCTTGAAGTGAATTGTTGAGCATAGTACTTCTTGTTATCCATTCTTCAAGCAAATTTGTGAAGATGGTATAGTTCAGTGTCCATACAGGTCACTCTAAAAGTCATACTCACTGAGACTACTTTTGTACTTCTATGTATACATCTTTGAACTTACCCCACAATGTCAACATTCACTTGACCATTGCATGTTTAGACAGATTCACTCTAATATAAAAAGGGAAGAAACTTGGGTCATGTTTTACTGCATGCACGTACCATAAAGCATCAACATGCTGTCAGCAAAGCATTAGAATGAGAAAGTAGGGGCACTGTGCATTATTGTGCATCAAAATTGCACATAGCATATAACCATTACTGATAATCTTGAGAAGATCTATGAGGCATACATGGAAGCCAAATTTTCTCTTGTCATTAATTGTTCTTGAAAACAAAGTTTTCTCAAATTTAGAAGCAGGAGTAATTACTCACTTTGCCTCCAGCTGTTCCAAGTGGTTGATGGATCATGACTCTAGCATTTGGCATGGaaaatcttttttccttttgttcCAGCAGCAAGCAGAAATGCACCCATAGATGCCAGAAGACCCAAGCAAACAGTGGAAACATCAGCCTTGCACAGTTTCATAGCATCATATATTCCCATTCCTGCAATTGTTGgccaattatttttttctttataaaaaaaagggGGATCGTAGAATGGTTTTAGCAAGATCCagagaaaaatagaaaaattacCGAAACAGAGAATGATGCATATTTTATCAATTTTCTGTGGGTCTATCATGCCATAtctccaattagaattaggacagCAATAAAAGTTAACAATATAATAAATGATTATCCATAAGGAATATTGAGAACATAAGACACTCAATCCTAAGAGGCCACTTAGTCATCCAAGATTTCTTTGTGACCAAAAATCTAATAACCCCACTGATTAAAAGAGATGTGCACTTGTAAGCAAGAACAAAAAAATTTCCCAAGAAAAAGTCATGCAAATACAATGCTAGTGagttaaatttataaatatattattttgatagaGACAACAAtaaacaaaaatgaaattaaatgcCTATTGAACACACATACCAGCTGTCACAGAGCCACCAGGCGAATTTATGAACAATTTAATCTCCTTTTGGTCTTCCGCATCCATAAACAAGAGCTGGCTGATAATCAATCAGCAGTCACAGTATCCACCTAATGATTGTTCCAAGAAAATGAACAGAGAATAAAAATTTGATAAGCAACAGCTCTTAATCGTTCTAATATCTCATAATTTCATATTAAATGTAATATTCAAAGTTAACAAACTTCTTCAAAATTAAACCAGTGCTCTACACCTATTCTTCTGAGGAGCTGAAGAATAGCAGCAACTCCATATTCCATACTTCTATGAAGACAACTTAGAAACAAACTTTTAGAACCAGCAGAATGACTCTCGTCATTTTTAGATGCTTATCAATCCAAcagaaacaaaaatgaatttgaaATATAAGTGATATTCAGGCAATGACAATTCAGTTCACCCTATAAGTCAATACAATTGATGTACTGCAAACACAAATATGAGAAAACTTAGATAATATTGTGTACCCATTTAAAGTTGATGCTTCCGCCAATGCCGTTGATCGAGTTATTCGAGACAAAACTATCTTACAATTGGCTGAAATGAAATAGCAACtaaggaaagaaagagagagatgggGAACCTGGGATCCCAAGAAAACGATGCG
Above is a genomic segment from Musa acuminata AAA Group cultivar baxijiao chromosome BXJ3-4, Cavendish_Baxijiao_AAA, whole genome shotgun sequence containing:
- the LOC103980775 gene encoding uncharacterized protein LOC103980775, with amino-acid sequence MVMVTASPAAASRPPLAIPHSGSTFPLGPRWRRALLDFPAANGARPQGCWRRDTAVRCEGGAAAAGQRVLRTCKNCKRQYDPALNHPLACRFHTAHFGGETKRKFESVYTGGTMDTPDSGKVFQYWHCCGSEDPFDAGCTAAPHCSYDD